In Nocardia sp. NBC_00403, one DNA window encodes the following:
- a CDS encoding ABC transporter ATP-binding protein/permease, whose translation MRASRDWSDELVASLHWLLTAFTVTGVAFLIVMAVVLRITEWGRHFRLVTGAFFTGPAAWRSIPYFGVLLLSAVLSVRVKVLMSYQGNDLLTSLQNAAEAFGRGDGAALDRAETAFWHSMIVFTVLAVIDVARTVLDYYLGQAFEISWRRWLTERATGKWIVDQAYYRIRFIDAPIDNPDQRIEQDITDMIARSRALSLGAVTAVVSVVSFTRILWDLSETLTIFGVGIPRAMVFFVFVYVLIVTMVAFWIGHPLIGLGFRYQAATANFRYALVRLRENAERIAFYRGEDAERYGLRARFAQVLRIYRHLVLFGTRFIGWNQAATEAAVAFPWVMQVPHFFAGTLTLGDVQQTAQAFGQIQGSLSFFRNSYSEFAAFRATLLRLFGLFEASEFARALPKIEVRALSDSVELREVEVRRPDGAILIANLNLRLRAGDSVVVKGLSGSGKTTLLRCLAEMWPYTHGVVGRPDTTGTLFISQLPYLPLGDLRAAVSYPAAPGSASDATLRATLTKVQLGQLATRLDEEADWADILSPGEQQRLAFARLLLIRPEVAFLDEVTSAVDEGLEFALYTLIRTELPNLILVSVAHRATVDQHHTARLELTGGGAWSLVPIH comes from the coding sequence GTGCGTGCGTCACGGGACTGGAGCGACGAGCTGGTCGCCTCGTTGCACTGGTTGCTCACCGCGTTCACCGTCACGGGCGTCGCATTCCTGATCGTCATGGCTGTGGTGCTGCGGATCACGGAGTGGGGGCGGCACTTCCGGTTGGTGACAGGGGCTTTCTTCACGGGTCCTGCGGCATGGCGCAGCATTCCGTACTTCGGGGTGCTGTTGTTGAGCGCGGTCTTGTCGGTTCGGGTGAAGGTGTTGATGTCCTACCAGGGCAATGACCTGTTGACTTCCTTACAGAATGCCGCCGAGGCGTTCGGGCGCGGCGACGGTGCGGCGCTCGACAGGGCCGAAACCGCGTTCTGGCACTCGATGATCGTGTTCACTGTGCTCGCTGTCATCGATGTGGCGCGTACCGTGTTGGATTACTACCTCGGTCAGGCCTTCGAAATCAGTTGGCGGCGTTGGCTGACCGAGCGCGCGACCGGGAAATGGATAGTCGATCAGGCCTACTACCGGATCCGATTCATCGATGCGCCCATCGATAACCCGGATCAGCGCATCGAGCAGGACATCACCGACATGATCGCCCGTTCCAGGGCGCTGTCGCTCGGGGCGGTCACCGCAGTGGTGTCGGTGGTGTCATTCACCCGAATTCTGTGGGATCTGTCGGAGACCCTGACCATCTTCGGTGTCGGAATCCCAAGAGCGATGGTGTTTTTCGTCTTCGTCTACGTGCTGATAGTGACGATGGTCGCCTTCTGGATCGGTCATCCGCTGATCGGGCTCGGCTTCCGCTATCAGGCCGCGACGGCGAACTTCCGCTATGCGCTTGTCCGATTGCGTGAAAATGCCGAGCGGATCGCCTTCTATCGCGGCGAAGACGCCGAAAGATACGGATTGCGTGCGCGATTCGCGCAGGTGCTGCGAATCTATCGCCACCTCGTGCTGTTCGGCACGCGGTTCATCGGCTGGAATCAGGCTGCCACTGAGGCGGCCGTGGCGTTTCCGTGGGTCATGCAAGTGCCGCACTTCTTCGCAGGGACGCTGACCCTCGGTGACGTCCAGCAGACCGCGCAGGCATTCGGGCAGATCCAGGGCTCACTGTCGTTCTTCCGCAATAGTTATAGTGAATTCGCGGCGTTCCGTGCGACATTGCTGCGGCTGTTCGGACTATTCGAGGCCAGTGAGTTCGCCCGTGCTTTGCCCAAGATCGAGGTGCGCGCGCTGAGTGATTCGGTGGAGTTGCGCGAGGTGGAAGTGCGTCGACCCGATGGCGCGATCCTGATCGCGAACTTGAATCTGCGGCTGCGCGCCGGAGACTCGGTGGTCGTCAAGGGGCTCTCCGGGAGCGGCAAGACCACCCTGCTGCGCTGCCTCGCCGAGATGTGGCCCTACACCCACGGCGTGGTCGGCAGACCGGATACCACCGGCACACTGTTCATTTCGCAACTGCCCTACCTTCCGCTCGGCGATCTGCGCGCGGCCGTCAGCTACCCGGCCGCACCCGGAAGTGCGTCGGATGCGACGCTGCGGGCCACGCTCACCAAGGTGCAGCTCGGCCAACTGGCTACCCGGTTGGACGAGGAGGCGGACTGGGCCGACATCCTGTCGCCGGGTGAGCAGCAGCGCCTGGCATTCGCGCGGTTGCTGCTGATCCGACCCGAGGTGGCGTTCCTCGACGAGGTGACCTCCGCCGTGGACGAAGGTCTGGAATTCGCCCTCTACACCCTGATTCGCACAGAACTGCCCAATCTCATCCTGGTCAGCGTCGCGCATCGCGCCACGGTCGACCAGCATCACACCGCGCGTCTGGAACTTACGGGCGGCGGTGCCTGGTCATTGGTGCCGATTCACTAG
- a CDS encoding SDR family NAD(P)-dependent oxidoreductase → MNRLEQRRILVTGAGSGIGQATVLRLLSEGAVVVGADVNAEGLELTQKQAAEAGTDTRLTTLAMNIGREIDVIAGVKSAIESLGGLDALVNAAGILRAAHTHETSLDLWNEIINVNLTGTFLVIREALPALLANPRSTIVNFSSTSANFAHPYMAAYSASKGGIQTLTHVLALEYGKQGLRAVSVAPGGIKSGITDSTPGYLPQDSDWSLFGRLIAVLPQDNPEELAGPENVAGVIAMLVSDDGRFISGTEIRIDGGAHT, encoded by the coding sequence ATGAACCGTCTCGAACAGCGCCGCATTCTGGTCACCGGCGCGGGATCCGGCATCGGTCAGGCCACCGTCCTCCGTCTACTGTCCGAAGGCGCGGTCGTCGTCGGCGCCGACGTCAACGCCGAGGGCCTGGAACTGACCCAGAAGCAAGCCGCCGAAGCGGGCACCGACACCCGGCTGACCACCCTCGCGATGAACATCGGCCGGGAGATCGACGTGATCGCGGGCGTGAAGAGCGCCATCGAATCCCTCGGCGGGCTGGACGCACTGGTCAACGCGGCGGGCATCCTGCGCGCGGCACACACCCACGAGACATCGCTGGACCTGTGGAACGAGATCATCAACGTCAACCTCACCGGCACCTTCCTGGTAATCCGAGAGGCGCTGCCGGCACTGCTCGCCAACCCGCGCAGCACCATCGTCAACTTCAGCTCCACCTCGGCCAACTTCGCACACCCCTATATGGCGGCGTACTCCGCGAGCAAGGGCGGCATCCAGACGCTGACCCACGTGCTGGCACTGGAATACGGCAAGCAGGGTTTGCGCGCGGTCAGTGTCGCCCCGGGTGGCATCAAGTCGGGCATCACCGACTCCACCCCCGGCTACCTCCCCCAGGACTCCGACTGGTCCCTGTTCGGTCGCCTGATCGCCGTTCTGCCGCAAGATAATCCGGAAGAGCTGGCAGGCCCCGAGAATGTGGCCGGTGTCATCGCAATGCTCGTCTCCGACGACGGCCGCTTCATCAGTGGCACCGAGATCCGGATCGACGGAGGGGCACACACGTAG
- a CDS encoding TetR family transcriptional regulator — MTSKRNRAAPAPGRPALSATRRAATRREVAMVAAHLFIENGYTATTVDEIAAAAGMGLRTFYRYFAGKEDVVAPLLAIGTQAWADELAACPPDVPLREALSRSYRTATAGTLAAEGIAETSLRPLVRAATQLPALRATWLRVQHDCETQLIPILAARTGRAVDDLDVALTAAMANTAVRLATELWAAAKGLDSAADVVDTCLARLATQSLL, encoded by the coding sequence GTGACCAGCAAGCGAAACCGTGCCGCGCCCGCACCGGGGCGTCCGGCACTCAGTGCGACCCGCCGCGCGGCCACGCGCCGGGAAGTGGCGATGGTGGCGGCGCACCTCTTCATTGAAAACGGTTACACCGCAACGACTGTCGATGAAATCGCCGCTGCCGCGGGTATGGGGCTGCGCACGTTCTACCGTTACTTCGCCGGCAAGGAAGATGTCGTCGCGCCGCTGCTGGCCATCGGAACCCAGGCCTGGGCGGACGAACTCGCCGCCTGCCCGCCCGACGTGCCGTTGCGTGAAGCGCTGAGCCGCTCTTACCGCACGGCCACCGCGGGCACGCTGGCGGCGGAGGGCATCGCCGAGACGAGCCTGCGTCCGCTGGTGCGCGCCGCCACCCAACTCCCCGCCCTGCGCGCGACCTGGCTGCGCGTCCAGCACGACTGCGAAACCCAGCTCATTCCCATCCTTGCCGCCCGCACCGGTCGCGCCGTCGACGACCTCGACGTCGCCCTCACCGCCGCGATGGCCAATACCGCCGTGCGCCTGGCGACCGAACTGTGGGCCGCGGCGAAGGGGCTCGACTCTGCCGCCGACGTCGTCGACACCTGCCTCGCCCGTCTCGCCACCCAAAGCCTGCTGTAG
- a CDS encoding helix-turn-helix transcriptional regulator, with product MTIERFSAIVARINRAAMHPRDWSQAVHDIVTALGAKHGGLVVSGSSSRRMTACSLGADDLRRSYNARFWRIDPIASALEHEPAGVITTCEELLGPEYLRRHPFFRDWMVPHRLGNGMLALVTSGANTSWIGVYPDAGHDLDRALATSTMRLLLPHLRHALNVQSCLADVRTERDQAIAVLAAHRHGLVIVSSCGAISYANPAALSILESRDGLGMGRRGHLESSDNRSAVGLRAIINSALREYGPYVGGRALIPRHSGGSSYALLVVPLDPKVECRDERTSAALVVIVDPDQETSGGPIALQQLYGLTAAEARVAAAALRGAGLRSIAEELAVSVNTARTHLQRAFEKTGTHRQAELVRMLTTVLSGTGQFEGTAHHGIRTSPGPPPQPESDERAAQDEGGSVEHSKDRPQSG from the coding sequence ATGACAATCGAGAGGTTTTCCGCGATCGTGGCGCGAATCAACCGCGCGGCGATGCATCCTCGTGACTGGTCGCAGGCGGTGCACGATATCGTCACGGCGCTGGGCGCGAAGCACGGCGGCTTGGTTGTGTCCGGCTCGAGTAGCCGGCGGATGACCGCCTGTTCACTCGGCGCGGACGATTTGCGCCGCAGCTACAACGCCCGATTCTGGCGTATCGATCCGATCGCGAGTGCGCTCGAACACGAACCCGCCGGTGTCATCACAACATGCGAAGAGCTGCTGGGGCCGGAGTACCTGCGCAGGCACCCATTCTTCCGCGACTGGATGGTTCCACACCGGCTCGGCAACGGGATGCTCGCGCTCGTCACCAGTGGCGCCAACACATCCTGGATCGGGGTGTATCCCGATGCAGGCCACGACCTCGACCGAGCACTGGCGACATCGACAATGCGCCTGCTGCTCCCCCATCTGCGGCACGCATTGAATGTCCAGTCCTGTTTGGCAGATGTCCGGACCGAGCGTGACCAGGCCATCGCCGTGCTCGCCGCGCATCGGCACGGGCTGGTGATCGTGTCGAGTTGCGGGGCGATCAGCTACGCGAACCCAGCGGCATTGTCGATCCTGGAATCGCGAGACGGCCTCGGTATGGGACGCCGCGGCCACCTCGAATCATCGGACAACCGATCCGCGGTCGGGCTGCGCGCCATCATCAATTCGGCACTGCGCGAGTACGGGCCGTACGTCGGAGGGCGCGCCCTCATTCCCCGGCATAGCGGCGGCAGCTCGTACGCACTGCTGGTGGTGCCGCTGGATCCGAAGGTCGAGTGCCGCGACGAGCGCACATCGGCGGCGCTCGTCGTCATCGTCGACCCGGATCAGGAAACGTCGGGAGGGCCGATAGCGCTACAGCAACTGTACGGGTTGACCGCGGCCGAAGCGCGCGTCGCGGCGGCGGCACTGCGCGGCGCCGGGTTGCGGTCGATCGCGGAAGAATTGGCGGTCTCGGTGAACACCGCGCGCACACACCTACAACGCGCCTTCGAAAAGACCGGAACGCATCGGCAGGCCGAACTGGTTCGGATGCTGACAACAGTGCTGTCCGGAACCGGCCAGTTCGAGGGAACTGCGCATCACGGTATCCGTACCAGCCCTGGTCCTCCCCCACAACCCGAGTCCGACGAGAGGGCTGCACAAGACGAGGGAGGCAGCGTCGAACACAGCAAGGACCGACCGCAGTCGGGATAG
- a CDS encoding M23 family metallopeptidase produces MTRYWPLPRGRIATSRFGSRGVDFRWGVDLGRPGGSGGAAVYAVQAGTVVFAGPASGFGGLDPAGWVVVDHPTEIGGGATVCGHVIREVAIGERVEAGQRIARINPDYTSRRRRPVLALRVASALLGTPRIGPARPVAAAGRSRGPTVRYQWRFPHVDGS; encoded by the coding sequence ATGACCAGATACTGGCCCTTGCCGCGTGGCCGTATCGCCACCTCCCGATTCGGTTCCCGTGGCGTCGATTTCCGCTGGGGGGTCGATCTCGGCCGGCCGGGCGGCAGCGGCGGAGCAGCCGTCTATGCGGTCCAAGCGGGCACGGTGGTATTCGCGGGTCCGGCATCCGGGTTCGGCGGGCTCGACCCGGCCGGCTGGGTCGTTGTCGACCATCCCACCGAAATCGGCGGCGGCGCAACCGTATGCGGACACGTGATTCGCGAAGTCGCAATAGGCGAACGGGTGGAAGCCGGGCAGCGCATCGCCCGGATCAACCCCGACTACACATCACGGCGGCGTCGCCCCGTACTTGCACTTCGAGTGGCATCGGCACTCCTGGGCACCCCCCGGATCGGACCGGCTCGACCTGTTGCCGCTGCTGGCCGAAGCCGTGGACCCACCGTCCGCTACCAATGGAGGTTCCCGCATGTCGACGGCAGTTGA
- a CDS encoding glycoside hydrolase domain-containing protein: MSTAVDFAARLIDPQAIKAAGHSAVLVYVAPSRPGAGFGAKPVTKEFADRLKAVGLDIVSIWQYGKPGDARTPSDWTTGYDGGHQMGRQAREIHSAAGGPDRCPIFFAVDEDIGLDEWNDRAVDFFRGVNDSIGPEWTGIYGSSKVCAWAIEDGVIGRTSEGRYWAWQTRAWSGNRLDTPEAVLYQRVIDTPSDPGPLIDGSSVDVNDILAADFGQWSIVRAATQGEHTVNAPEYTELDRMGNSRSERWGARITNFLLHTQEGNGTAESLAAYLNNTANGVSYHYTVKDGIVCDVVDTDYASWSVLDANSQTINLCFAGSRASWSTDEWLAIEEDLRIAAWLAVQDAKKYGFATDVIAPPYTRRDGISDHKYVTECLGIGTHTDVGWNFPWGVFESHVREFASGVPIAGAIGEKAAASPWLGPRQGPEGEMRTADGVGRFVQFLHGYIYWHPSTGAHPIPESLFEKYAETGWEAGPLGYPITDHTVLRDPKDEVWGEVQGFQNGALYRRNGRPVYLVHGEIRERWNRSGFENGPLGWPTSDEIPFDTGTYQEFENGRIYWTPKPTLALLTVDGRVEPLRDTA, translated from the coding sequence ATGTCGACGGCAGTTGATTTCGCCGCACGTCTGATCGATCCCCAGGCCATCAAGGCTGCCGGTCATAGTGCTGTCCTGGTCTACGTAGCACCGAGCAGACCCGGAGCCGGTTTCGGCGCCAAGCCGGTGACCAAGGAATTTGCCGATCGCCTGAAAGCTGTTGGCCTCGACATTGTTTCGATATGGCAGTACGGCAAGCCCGGTGATGCCCGGACACCCTCGGACTGGACCACGGGCTACGACGGCGGGCATCAGATGGGTCGTCAGGCCCGGGAAATCCATTCCGCTGCCGGCGGGCCCGACAGGTGCCCGATCTTCTTCGCGGTGGACGAGGACATCGGACTGGACGAATGGAACGACCGGGCAGTCGACTTCTTCCGGGGTGTCAACGACTCGATCGGGCCGGAGTGGACCGGCATCTACGGCTCGTCGAAGGTGTGCGCCTGGGCCATCGAAGACGGCGTGATCGGTCGGACTTCCGAGGGCCGGTACTGGGCCTGGCAGACGCGCGCGTGGTCCGGCAACCGGCTCGATACTCCCGAGGCCGTCTTGTATCAGCGCGTCATCGATACCCCGTCCGATCCGGGCCCGCTCATCGACGGTAGTTCGGTCGACGTCAACGACATCTTGGCTGCCGACTTCGGACAGTGGTCCATCGTGCGCGCTGCGACGCAAGGAGAACACACCGTGAACGCCCCCGAATACACCGAACTCGACAGGATGGGGAACTCCCGCTCCGAGCGCTGGGGAGCTCGTATCACCAACTTCCTGCTGCACACCCAGGAGGGCAACGGCACGGCCGAATCGCTGGCGGCGTATCTCAACAACACGGCCAACGGCGTCTCGTATCACTACACGGTCAAGGATGGGATCGTCTGCGATGTCGTCGATACCGATTACGCGTCGTGGTCGGTCTTGGACGCCAACAGCCAAACGATCAATCTCTGCTTCGCAGGCAGCCGGGCGTCCTGGTCGACGGACGAATGGTTGGCCATCGAAGAAGACCTTCGGATAGCCGCTTGGCTGGCGGTTCAGGATGCGAAGAAGTATGGATTCGCCACCGATGTCATCGCCCCGCCGTATACGCGCAGGGACGGGATCTCCGACCATAAATACGTGACCGAGTGCCTCGGGATCGGCACGCATACCGACGTTGGCTGGAACTTCCCCTGGGGTGTCTTCGAGAGCCACGTGCGAGAGTTCGCCAGTGGCGTACCGATAGCCGGAGCAATCGGCGAGAAGGCGGCCGCATCGCCCTGGCTGGGCCCGCGGCAGGGCCCCGAGGGCGAAATGAGGACAGCTGACGGTGTGGGACGATTCGTTCAGTTCCTGCACGGATATATCTATTGGCATCCGTCCACCGGTGCGCATCCGATCCCGGAATCGTTGTTCGAGAAGTACGCGGAAACAGGTTGGGAAGCGGGGCCTTTGGGCTATCCGATCACCGACCACACCGTGCTGCGCGACCCGAAGGACGAAGTATGGGGCGAGGTGCAGGGCTTTCAGAACGGGGCTCTCTACCGGCGCAACGGTCGGCCGGTGTACCTGGTGCACGGCGAAATCCGTGAGCGATGGAATCGAAGCGGATTCGAGAACGGGCCCCTCGGCTGGCCGACATCCGACGAAATCCCCTTCGACACCGGGACCTACCAGGAGTTCGAAAACGGCCGGATCTATTGGACACCGAAACCGACGCTCGCCCTCCTGACAGTCGACGGACGCGTGGAGCCGCTGCGCGATACCGCCTGA
- a CDS encoding class I SAM-dependent methyltransferase, with protein sequence MEKVRFTEEKATMLATLYGRALDNRREKPILGDQAAEAALRQIDYDFAELRVKDDVAVTVAVRAKVIDEWAAQYLLEHPDAIVLHLGCGMDSRVFRLDPPTTVTWFDIDYPDVIDLRRKIYPDREAYQTIGTPITAFGWLDHIPSDRPALIVAEGLTMYLKPDDGAELLRRLVAKFPTGQLICDVFSRLGIKLQKTNPVVRRSGSTLYWGVDDPAEFEQYGLHPITSLDASEWAESDVLKESFSDVTLGMKLQLFAIRFIPAMRRIARIGRWNF encoded by the coding sequence GTGGAGAAGGTTCGGTTCACCGAGGAGAAGGCGACCATGCTGGCCACGCTGTATGGTCGGGCGCTCGACAATCGGCGAGAGAAGCCGATTCTCGGCGATCAGGCGGCCGAGGCGGCTCTGCGACAGATCGACTACGACTTCGCCGAACTTCGAGTCAAGGACGACGTGGCCGTCACGGTTGCGGTGCGCGCGAAGGTGATCGACGAGTGGGCGGCGCAGTATCTGCTCGAACACCCCGATGCGATCGTGCTGCACCTCGGGTGTGGAATGGACAGTCGGGTCTTTCGGCTCGACCCACCCACCACGGTGACATGGTTCGACATCGACTATCCCGATGTCATCGACCTGCGCCGCAAGATCTATCCCGACCGCGAGGCTTATCAGACGATCGGAACGCCGATTACCGCATTCGGTTGGCTCGACCACATCCCCTCGGACCGTCCCGCGCTGATCGTCGCCGAAGGCTTGACGATGTACCTGAAGCCGGACGACGGCGCCGAACTGCTGCGACGGCTGGTCGCGAAGTTCCCGACCGGTCAGTTGATCTGTGATGTCTTCAGCCGGCTCGGCATCAAGTTGCAGAAGACCAATCCCGTGGTGCGCCGATCAGGTTCCACGCTCTACTGGGGCGTCGATGATCCGGCCGAGTTCGAGCAGTACGGGCTCCATCCGATAACCAGTCTCGATGCGTCCGAATGGGCCGAGTCGGACGTTTTGAAGGAGTCCTTTTCCGACGTCACGCTCGGAATGAAGCTGCAGCTCTTCGCGATCCGGTTCATTCCGGCGATGCGCCGCATCGCACGAATCGGACGCTGGAACTTCTGA